GGTCATCATTTTGATTATTCAGATTATTGAGTTGATAAAATTTGAATTAAAATCTTTTCGGACTCTGGAAAACGTTTTGAATTCGATTGAGTTTGAATATCAGCCTGTACGTTTTACCAAAAGCCTTCCAAAATCGATGGAAGGATTTTATCAATCCTTAAATAAAATACTGGATTTGATTCAACGAAAAAAAGCTGAGAATGAGGTGCAATTATTATTTTTGGGCGAACTGTTAAAGCATATCAAAACAGGCATCATTTCAATTTCAGAAGATCAAAAAATTGAATTGGCCAATGAATCGGCATTAAAAATCCTGGGAATTGAAAACCTGGTTCGGCTCGATCAAATTAAAACACTACATCCTAATTTTTATCAGGAAATCATTAATCCTGACAAAATTGAATCGAATATTGTTGAAATTTCAACAGCAGGAAATATTCAAAAACTTAACATTCAAATCAGCCATTTTATCAGTCAGGGGAAAAAGATGAAGCTGATCAGTTTTCAGGATATCCGTTCGCAAATAGAATTAAAAGAAATGGAAGCCTGGCATCAGTTGATCAGGACCTTGGGTCATGAAATTTTAAATTCCGTTACACCCATTTCATCCATGACCGAAACGAGTATCATGCTTTTGGAAAAGCCCGACCAAACCCCTAAATTATTGCACGATTTAAGTGATGAAAATTTGGATAAAATTAGAAATGCATTAAAAACCATCAATCGTCGATCTATTGGTTTACTTGAATTCATCAACAATTATCGAAAATTAACCCGAATGCCGGTTCCAAATTTCGAACCTGTTAATTTAAGTGATCTGGTGAAGCATGTTTTAAAACTCATGCATGCCGATTTTGAAAAAGAGCAGGTTGAGGTTCTTATGGAAATGGAAAATTCAAAAATGATGTGCGACATCGACCGATCGATGATAGAGCAGGTTTTAATTAATATGCTTCGGAATGCAATTCAGGCCATGGAAGGAATTGAGAAAAAAATGATCCGGATTAAATTGATGACCGGACCAAATGAAAACCCCATGATTCAAATTATTGATAATGGCAAAGGTATTACTGACGATTTGAAATCTAAAATATTCATTCCATTTTTTACTACAAAAGAAAAAGGCAGCGGAATTGGATTGAGCCTTTCCCGACAAATTATGCAATTGCACGGAGGCAGTATTAATTATCAATCCAATAATAAAAATGAAACGGTTTTTTGTTTAACTTTTAAATAGTTCAACATAATCTGTTCAAAAGTCTTAATATTTGGTCAGTTCGAGCCTG
This DNA window, taken from Bacteroidota bacterium, encodes the following:
- a CDS encoding GHKL domain-containing protein; protein product: MAYKKNTIHLIIRIALILAVLTILSRIILNPDKLFSILILVIILIIQIIELIKFELKSFRTLENVLNSIEFEYQPVRFTKSLPKSMEGFYQSLNKILDLIQRKKAENEVQLLFLGELLKHIKTGIISISEDQKIELANESALKILGIENLVRLDQIKTLHPNFYQEIINPDKIESNIVEISTAGNIQKLNIQISHFISQGKKMKLISFQDIRSQIELKEMEAWHQLIRTLGHEILNSVTPISSMTETSIMLLEKPDQTPKLLHDLSDENLDKIRNALKTINRRSIGLLEFINNYRKLTRMPVPNFEPVNLSDLVKHVLKLMHADFEKEQVEVLMEMENSKMMCDIDRSMIEQVLINMLRNAIQAMEGIEKKMIRIKLMTGPNENPMIQIIDNGKGITDDLKSKIFIPFFTTKEKGSGIGLSLSRQIMQLHGGSINYQSNNKNETVFCLTFK